Proteins encoded together in one Halanaerobiales bacterium window:
- a CDS encoding glucose-1-phosphate adenylyltransferase produces MANKEIVAMLLAGGKGTRLGVLTNNLAKPAVPFGAEFRLIDFPLSNCSNSGINTVGILTQYEPLILNSYIGDGSSWELDRNDGGVTVLPPYLHDKGGGWYKGTADAVYHNINYIDRYDPEYVLVLSGDHIYKMDYSKMLDFHKEKGAAASLAVIEVPWEETHRFGIMNTDEENKIIEFQEKPDEAKNNLASMGIYIFDWPKLKEYLIADSRDSESSGDFGKNIIPAMINDKHSVYAYEFEGYWMDVGTINSYWKAHMDLIHKNTGLDLYDRNWIISSLNPNQPPLYISEDAEVNHSLINKGSEIEGTVKNSVIFFGSSVGKNSIVEDSVILPNTKIGEGCYINKSIICHNVNIEDNCNIGADDLINPDITVIADNMTISRGSNIENGSVVE; encoded by the coding sequence ATGGCAAATAAAGAAATAGTAGCAATGCTTCTTGCTGGTGGTAAAGGTACACGACTTGGTGTATTAACAAATAATCTTGCTAAACCTGCTGTTCCTTTTGGAGCAGAATTTAGATTAATTGATTTTCCCTTAAGTAATTGTTCTAATTCAGGTATTAATACTGTAGGTATTTTAACTCAATATGAACCATTAATTCTTAATTCATATATTGGTGATGGAAGTTCCTGGGAACTTGATAGAAATGATGGTGGAGTAACAGTTTTACCACCATATCTCCATGACAAAGGTGGAGGCTGGTATAAAGGAACTGCTGATGCAGTATATCATAATATTAATTATATAGATCGTTATGACCCAGAATATGTTTTAGTTCTTTCTGGGGATCATATTTACAAAATGGATTATTCCAAGATGCTTGATTTTCATAAAGAAAAGGGTGCTGCTGCTTCTCTAGCTGTAATAGAAGTACCCTGGGAAGAAACACATCGTTTTGGTATTATGAATACAGATGAAGAAAATAAAATTATAGAATTTCAGGAAAAACCAGATGAAGCTAAAAACAATTTAGCTTCTATGGGAATATATATATTTGATTGGCCTAAACTTAAAGAATATTTAATTGCTGATAGTCGAGATTCAGAATCCTCAGGTGATTTTGGAAAAAATATAATTCCTGCTATGATTAATGATAAACATAGTGTTTATGCTTATGAATTTGAAGGCTACTGGATGGATGTTGGTACAATAAATAGTTACTGGAAAGCTCATATGGATTTAATTCATAAAAATACAGGACTTGATCTATATGATAGAAATTGGATTATATCTAGTCTTAATCCAAATCAACCTCCTCTTTATATTTCTGAAGATGCAGAGGTTAACCATTCTTTGATTAATAAAGGAAGTGAAATTGAAGGTACTGTTAAAAATTCAGTAATATTTTTTGGATCTTCAGTTGGTAAAAATTCTATAGTAGAAGATTCTGTAATATTACCAAATACAAAGATAGGTGAAGGATGCTATATAAACAAATCTATTATCTGCCATAATGTAAATATTGAGGATAATTGTAATATAGGAGCTGATGATTTAATAAATCCAGATATTACTGTTATTGCTGATAATATGACAATTTCAAGAGGATCAAATATTGAGAATGGTTCTGTTGTTGAATAA
- the pulA gene encoding type I pullulanase, with protein MSLDNKMDLSFEYGDIFYNGDDLGVIVDKGSTSFKIWSPAAEKVEVLIFADENDKSINDKFLLKKGENGCWSTLVSEDLSGNYYLFIVDYGEYSYEVIDPYARAVGTNSKLGYIVDLSKTNPEGWESDCRVKLEKPTDAIIYEVHVKDFSISSESGIELKGDYLAFTEKGTKNRYGFKTGIDHLKELGITHVHLLPVFDFATVDDTWQKDYNWGYDPYYYNVPEGSYASDPSDETRIIEFKKMVKALHDEGIGVIMDVVYNHTYYTEDSTFSKTAPGYFYRKHEDEHNLANGSGVGNEFATEKPMARKFIIDSLSYWAEEYHIDGFRFDLMRIIDKETMDLAEDKLHEIDSSILLYGEPWSALPPQLHHDEQMLKGAQKKMNISAFNDHFRDAIKGDTDGDTRGFVNGKKGLSNEIKKGIVGAIYYNKEIHDFTVSPSETINYVSAHDNLTLWDKLKKTNGEEPRHIRIKMDKMAQAIIFTSLGVPFLQGGEEFLRTKYGNSNSYNAGDYINMLKWERKTRFHNTFKYYSGLIDLRKSYEIFRMDDAKTIRNNLEFLESPSNTVAYKIKSEISNSKKEEELLILYNPNREWIDFEIGEGRWGIIVDDKKAGNEVFNIFKDHHIKVPPISVMVLISR; from the coding sequence ATGAGTTTAGATAATAAAATGGATTTAAGTTTTGAATATGGTGATATTTTTTATAATGGAGATGATTTGGGAGTTATTGTGGACAAAGGATCAACGTCTTTTAAAATTTGGTCTCCTGCTGCTGAAAAAGTTGAAGTTTTAATTTTTGCAGATGAAAATGATAAATCAATAAATGATAAATTTCTATTAAAAAAAGGGGAAAATGGATGCTGGTCTACATTAGTTTCTGAAGACCTTTCTGGAAATTATTATTTATTTATAGTTGATTATGGAGAATACAGTTATGAAGTTATTGACCCCTATGCACGTGCTGTAGGTACTAATAGTAAATTAGGATATATTGTTGATCTTTCAAAAACCAATCCAGAGGGCTGGGAAAGCGATTGTAGAGTTAAGTTAGAAAAACCTACTGATGCAATAATTTATGAAGTGCATGTAAAAGATTTTTCTATTTCTTCAGAATCTGGTATAGAATTAAAAGGTGACTATTTAGCTTTTACAGAAAAAGGAACAAAAAATCGTTATGGTTTTAAAACTGGTATTGATCATTTAAAAGAATTGGGAATTACTCATGTTCACCTTTTGCCAGTATTTGATTTTGCTACAGTGGATGACACCTGGCAAAAAGATTATAATTGGGGTTATGATCCTTATTATTATAATGTTCCTGAAGGTTCTTATGCCAGTGATCCTTCTGATGAAACAAGAATTATTGAATTTAAGAAAATGGTTAAAGCTCTTCATGATGAAGGTATAGGAGTAATCATGGATGTAGTATATAATCACACTTATTATACTGAAGATTCAACTTTTTCTAAAACTGCTCCTGGTTATTTTTATAGGAAACATGAAGATGAGCATAATTTAGCTAATGGATCTGGAGTCGGTAATGAATTTGCTACTGAAAAACCTATGGCTAGAAAATTTATTATTGATTCATTATCTTATTGGGCAGAAGAATATCATATTGATGGATTTAGATTTGATTTGATGAGAATAATAGATAAAGAAACAATGGATTTGGCTGAAGATAAATTACATGAAATAGATTCATCTATTCTTTTATATGGTGAACCCTGGTCAGCCTTACCTCCTCAACTTCATCATGATGAACAAATGTTAAAAGGTGCTCAAAAGAAAATGAATATTTCAGCTTTTAATGACCATTTCCGTGATGCAATTAAAGGTGATACTGATGGAGATACTAGAGGATTTGTTAATGGTAAAAAAGGTCTTTCAAATGAGATAAAAAAAGGCATAGTTGGGGCAATCTATTATAACAAAGAAATTCATGATTTCACTGTAAGTCCCAGTGAAACTATTAATTATGTCAGTGCTCATGATAATCTTACACTCTGGGATAAACTTAAAAAAACTAATGGGGAAGAACCCAGACATATTAGAATTAAAATGGACAAGATGGCCCAGGCAATAATTTTTACTTCTTTAGGTGTTCCTTTTTTACAGGGAGGAGAGGAATTTTTACGTACTAAATATGGTAATTCCAATAGTTATAATGCCGGAGACTATATTAATATGTTAAAATGGGAGAGAAAAACAAGATTTCATAATACATTCAAATATTATAGTGGTTTAATAGATTTACGAAAAAGTTATGAAATTTTTAGAATGGATGATGCCAAAACGATACGAAATAATCTTGAATTTTTAGAATCACCTTCAAATACTGTAGCTTATAAAATAAAATCTGAAATATCAAATTCAAAAAAAGAGGAAGAACTATTAATTCTTTATAATCCAAATCGAGAATGGATTGATTTTGAAATAGGTGAGGGTAGATGGGGAATAATAGTTGATGATAAAAAGGCTGGGAATGAAGTATTCAATATTTTTAAAGATCATCATATAAAAGTACCTCCTATTTCAGTTATGGTTCTTATTTCTAGGTAA
- the glgB gene encoding 1,4-alpha-glucan branching protein GlgB: MSENYPNEYNRYLFHKGENYHSYKFLGNHLFQKKEKKGVRFSLWAPNAKKISVIGDFNNWQSNIDEMKKIKNSGIWTIFINKAKAGDLYKYKITGPNNEIRIKADPYANYAEKKPNTASRVFNNNKYKWNDEKWIKKRNNFDPHKEAILIYELHLGSWIRDEENNYLNYREIADKLVDYIKKMGYTHIELLPIAEHPFDGSWGYQTTGYYAVTSRYGNPDDFKYLVDKCHQNNIGVIMDWVPGHFCKDDHGLRIFDGTPLYESEDPRRAENIQWDTLNFDFAQPEIWSFLISNAIYWLKEFHIDGIRADAVSNMIYLDYQKKDGQWAANKYGGNENLEAIAFLQKLNEVVFKEFPGTLMIAEESSAWPGVTSPTYHDGLGFNFKWNMGWMNDTLEYMEKDPLFRKGVHNKLTFSIMYTYSENYILPLSHDEVVHGKKSLLDKMPGEYWEKFANLRLLFGYMLAHPGKNLLFMGGEFGQFIEWNYKQELDWSLLEYEKHKKMSDYVKELNKFYLEEKALWLLDHKPEGFEWVEADDKDKSIISFLRFPYNQENHLLVICNFTPVFRENYQVGIPFYKKYEIVFNSDLEKYGGENTINQKLYSPFKKSCNSKPYSLKIDLPPLSILYLKINENTKEG; the protein is encoded by the coding sequence ATGAGTGAAAATTATCCAAATGAATATAATCGTTATCTATTTCATAAAGGTGAAAATTATCATAGTTATAAATTTCTAGGTAATCATCTATTCCAAAAAAAAGAAAAAAAGGGAGTTCGTTTTTCACTATGGGCACCTAATGCAAAAAAAATAAGTGTTATTGGAGATTTTAATAACTGGCAAAGTAATATTGATGAAATGAAAAAAATTAAAAACTCTGGAATATGGACTATATTTATTAATAAAGCTAAAGCAGGTGATTTATATAAATATAAAATAACTGGACCAAATAATGAAATTAGAATAAAAGCTGACCCTTATGCTAACTATGCAGAAAAAAAGCCTAATACTGCTTCTCGTGTCTTTAATAATAATAAATATAAATGGAATGATGAAAAATGGATAAAAAAAAGAAATAATTTTGATCCTCACAAAGAAGCAATTTTAATTTATGAACTTCATCTTGGTTCCTGGATTAGAGATGAGGAAAATAATTATCTTAATTACCGAGAAATAGCTGATAAACTTGTCGATTATATTAAAAAAATGGGTTATACTCATATTGAATTACTTCCAATTGCTGAGCATCCATTTGATGGTTCCTGGGGTTATCAAACAACTGGCTATTATGCTGTTACCAGTCGTTATGGTAATCCTGATGATTTTAAATATTTAGTAGATAAATGTCATCAAAATAATATAGGAGTTATAATGGACTGGGTACCAGGACATTTTTGTAAAGATGACCATGGACTAAGAATCTTTGATGGAACACCTCTTTATGAAAGTGAGGACCCTAGAAGGGCTGAAAATATTCAGTGGGATACCCTTAATTTTGATTTTGCCCAACCAGAAATTTGGAGCTTTCTTATCTCTAATGCCATATACTGGTTAAAAGAATTTCATATTGATGGGATAAGAGCTGATGCAGTAAGTAATATGATCTATTTGGACTACCAAAAAAAAGATGGTCAGTGGGCTGCTAATAAGTATGGTGGAAATGAAAATCTAGAAGCTATTGCTTTTTTACAAAAATTAAATGAAGTAGTCTTTAAAGAATTCCCTGGTACTTTAATGATAGCTGAAGAATCAAGTGCCTGGCCTGGAGTAACTTCTCCTACATACCATGATGGCCTTGGCTTTAATTTTAAATGGAATATGGGTTGGATGAATGATACTTTAGAATATATGGAAAAAGATCCTCTATTCAGAAAAGGTGTCCATAATAAATTAACTTTTTCAATTATGTACACATATTCTGAAAATTACATACTTCCTCTTTCTCATGATGAAGTAGTTCATGGTAAAAAATCATTATTAGATAAAATGCCAGGCGAATATTGGGAAAAATTTGCTAACTTAAGGCTTCTATTCGGTTATATGTTAGCCCATCCTGGCAAAAATTTATTATTTATGGGAGGAGAATTTGGTCAATTTATTGAGTGGAATTATAAACAGGAATTAGATTGGTCTTTATTAGAATATGAAAAACACAAAAAAATGTCTGATTATGTTAAAGAATTAAATAAATTTTATTTAGAAGAAAAAGCTCTCTGGCTTCTTGACCATAAACCAGAAGGCTTTGAATGGGTGGAGGCAGATGATAAAGATAAAAGTATTATTAGTTTTTTAAGATTTCCCTATAATCAGGAAAATCATTTACTTGTTATTTGTAACTTCACACCTGTGTTCAGAGAAAATTATCAGGTTGGTATTCCATTTTATAAAAAATATGAAATTGTATTTAATAGTGATCTGGAGAAATATGGGGGGGAAAATACTATTAATCAAAAGTTATATTCTCCTTTTAAAAAATCCTGTAATTCTAAACCTTATTCATTAAAAATTGATTTACCTCCACTCTCTATTTTATATTTAAAAATAAATGAAAATACTAAGGAGGGTTAA
- a CDS encoding TetR/AcrR family transcriptional regulator encodes MTDKKELIRKAAINVMSKKGFYNTKTSEIAEEANVAVGTIYNYFKNKEDILNYIFKYELEKRMKNLKKIKQQNLNFWEKLEKFLNFHFKEIKENIAVGEILVREKDFPKKEGSDSINEYLTMIPEILENELKDAIQRGEINESYDPEISANIIFGSIQGIVEKAIKNEDKNMLMKAPEELIMILKKGLRE; translated from the coding sequence ATGACTGATAAAAAGGAATTAATCAGAAAAGCAGCTATAAATGTAATGTCAAAAAAGGGCTTTTATAATACAAAAACTTCTGAAATAGCAGAAGAAGCAAATGTTGCAGTCGGTACAATTTATAATTATTTTAAAAATAAGGAAGACATTTTAAATTATATTTTTAAATATGAGTTAGAAAAAAGAATGAAAAATTTAAAGAAAATAAAACAGCAGAACCTGAATTTTTGGGAAAAATTAGAAAAATTCTTGAATTTTCACTTCAAAGAAATTAAAGAAAATATTGCAGTTGGTGAAATTTTAGTAAGAGAAAAAGATTTTCCTAAAAAAGAAGGTTCTGATTCTATAAATGAATATTTAACTATGATACCTGAAATCTTAGAGAATGAGTTAAAAGATGCTATACAAAGAGGAGAGATAAATGAAAGTTATGATCCGGAGATTAGTGCAAATATTATTTTTGGCTCAATACAGGGAATAGTTGAAAAAGCAATAAAAAATGAAGATAAAAATATGTTAATGAAAGCACCAGAGGAGTTAATAATGATATTGAAAAAAGGTTTAAGAGAATGA
- the glgD gene encoding glucose-1-phosphate adenylyltransferase subunit GlgD: protein MKNVMGIINDIQNEEVLKDLTEHRSLASVPFGCRYRLIDFPLSNMVNSGIINVGIFLENKFRSLLDHIGPGKAWDLDRKRDGLFLLPASQSNNHGIYKGDIESLQANLDYLYRSSQEYVVIASSNIICNMNYNDAFEYHLQSDADITAIYKQISSPAKSKNHTVLETNINDQITNMKVNPERQKYNKISLEKFIMKKELLIDIIDDCYSTGRWDFIKDGIIKNIDKYNIKGFPYKGYVANINSLNSYFHKNLELLKPDNRKDMFYKNQIFTKPKDEAPTKFSDRGQAKNIIAANGCIIEGDVENSILFRGVTIKRGAHVRNSIIMQKSTIGRNAQVENVITDKNAKIKDGTELKGSRNFPIIIEKNAEV from the coding sequence ATGAAAAATGTAATGGGAATAATTAATGATATACAGAATGAAGAGGTTCTTAAAGATTTAACTGAACATCGTTCACTTGCTTCTGTACCTTTTGGATGTAGATATAGATTAATTGATTTTCCCCTATCAAATATGGTTAATTCTGGTATAATAAATGTTGGCATTTTCCTTGAAAATAAGTTTCGTTCTCTACTTGACCATATAGGTCCAGGAAAAGCCTGGGATCTTGACCGAAAAAGAGATGGTCTCTTCTTACTCCCTGCAAGTCAAAGTAATAATCATGGTATTTACAAAGGTGATATTGAGAGTCTCCAGGCCAATTTAGATTATTTATATCGAAGCAGTCAGGAATATGTAGTTATAGCTAGCTCAAATATTATATGTAATATGAATTATAATGATGCATTTGAATATCACCTACAATCAGATGCCGATATAACTGCAATATATAAACAGATCTCTTCTCCAGCCAAAAGCAAAAATCACACTGTGCTGGAAACAAATATTAATGATCAAATAACTAATATGAAAGTAAATCCTGAACGTCAGAAATATAATAAAATATCTCTTGAAAAATTTATTATGAAAAAAGAATTATTAATTGATATAATAGATGATTGTTATTCCACAGGTCGATGGGATTTTATAAAAGATGGTATTATTAAAAATATTGATAAATATAATATTAAAGGATTTCCTTATAAAGGATATGTTGCAAATATTAATTCTCTAAACAGTTATTTTCATAAAAATCTTGAACTTTTAAAACCTGATAATCGTAAAGATATGTTCTATAAAAATCAAATCTTTACCAAACCGAAAGATGAGGCACCTACAAAATTTAGTGATCGAGGGCAGGCCAAAAATATAATTGCTGCAAATGGGTGTATAATTGAAGGAGATGTAGAAAATAGTATACTTTTTAGAGGAGTTACTATTAAACGAGGAGCTCATGTTAGAAATAGTATTATAATGCAAAAATCAACAATTGGTAGAAATGCACAAGTGGAAAATGTAATAACTGATAAAAACGCAAAGATCAAAGATGGCACAGAACTTAAAGGAAGTAGAAATTTTCCTATTATAATCGAAAAAAATGCAGAAGTTTAA
- the glgA gene encoding glycogen synthase GlgA — protein sequence MSEKLKILFVTSEADPFVKTGGLADVSGSLPQILREEGHDVRVVLPEYLNMDEKFKLELEHVTDFKTDVVWREEYVGVNKLLNEGVPTYFIDNKYYFNRSTLYENNDKEVQFTFFNRAVLEMLPEIDFKPDIIHFNDWQTGILALLLDDNYRKYDFYEDIKTLYTIHNLRYQGQFDPKIIGDVLGINYWHWNSGNIRHNGLVNFMKAGIFYADKINTVSETYAEEIKTSYFGEGLDYALRMRSRDLKGIVNGISYDKFNPKTDSDIYYNYDQDDLETKLKNKEKLQKEFELPVNKEIPLIGIVTRLVEQKGIDLIKAILEEAINKEDMQFVLLGTGQKKYENFFKRISKKYPDQIGVKIKYDGKLAQKMYAGLDMFLMPSRFEPCGLSQIISMRYGTIPIVKETGGLKDTVEPYNEFEDTGFGFSFANFNAHDMLYTIRRAIHFYQQKEIWEKLMKRAMVKDFSWKHSAQEYIKLYKSL from the coding sequence ATGTCTGAAAAATTAAAAATCTTATTTGTTACTTCTGAAGCAGATCCATTTGTTAAAACAGGGGGCCTAGCAGATGTTTCAGGGTCACTACCACAAATCTTACGTGAGGAAGGTCATGATGTCCGGGTTGTATTACCTGAATATCTGAATATGGATGAAAAATTTAAATTAGAATTAGAACATGTAACTGACTTTAAAACTGATGTAGTTTGGAGAGAAGAATATGTAGGTGTAAATAAATTATTAAATGAAGGTGTTCCTACTTATTTTATAGACAATAAATATTATTTTAATAGATCAACTTTGTATGAAAATAATGATAAAGAAGTACAATTTACTTTTTTTAATAGAGCAGTATTAGAAATGTTACCAGAAATTGATTTTAAACCAGATATAATTCACTTTAACGATTGGCAGACAGGAATTTTAGCATTACTTTTGGATGATAATTATCGAAAATATGATTTTTATGAAGATATAAAAACACTTTATACTATACATAACTTGCGTTATCAGGGTCAGTTTGATCCTAAAATTATTGGCGATGTACTGGGAATTAATTACTGGCACTGGAATTCAGGAAATATTCGCCATAATGGTCTTGTTAATTTTATGAAAGCAGGCATATTTTATGCTGATAAAATAAATACAGTTAGTGAGACATATGCTGAAGAAATAAAAACATCATATTTTGGAGAAGGTTTAGATTATGCCTTAAGAATGAGAAGTAGAGATTTAAAAGGGATTGTTAATGGAATAAGTTATGATAAATTCAATCCAAAGACTGACTCAGATATTTATTACAATTATGATCAAGATGATTTGGAAACTAAACTTAAAAATAAAGAAAAACTGCAAAAAGAGTTTGAATTACCAGTTAATAAGGAGATTCCTTTAATAGGTATTGTTACCAGACTTGTTGAACAAAAAGGAATTGATCTAATCAAGGCTATTCTTGAAGAAGCGATCAATAAGGAAGATATGCAGTTTGTTTTATTAGGAACCGGTCAGAAAAAATATGAAAATTTCTTTAAAAGAATATCTAAAAAATATCCTGATCAGATAGGCGTAAAAATCAAGTATGATGGTAAGCTTGCCCAAAAAATGTATGCTGGGCTTGATATGTTTTTAATGCCTTCAAGGTTTGAACCATGTGGATTGAGTCAAATAATTAGTATGCGTTATGGAACCATTCCAATTGTCAAAGAAACTGGAGGCTTAAAAGATACTGTAGAACCCTATAATGAATTTGAAGATACTGGATTTGGTTTTTCTTTTGCTAATTTTAATGCCCATGATATGTTATACACAATCAGAAGAGCAATACATTTTTATCAGCAGAAAGAAATTTGGGAAAAATTAATGAAAAGAGCTATGGTAAAAGATTTTAGTTGGAAACATTCAGCACAGGAATATATAAAATTATATAAAAGTTTGTAA
- a CDS encoding MMPL family transporter, whose translation MNKINDFVLKKPIITLLILFAITAFFGFEIYDKARIETNLNEYMPENHPAFEKSEHYEDLFDINDAVIVAVENENEIYNKKTIEQILEISDRLSSLEEINEEDIKSIATANNISASDFGLEVEEFFSTIPDNEAEFEDLKQTVSSNNMVSGRLVSEDNTVALIQAQLVDEGIDRLKLYDKIQEILAEVNGPGEMYIAGQPVVEGTLANLMPQDMKVMIPLVVLIIAIVLIIALRSIKSTLLTLSVVLFSTIWAFGLMSAVGIPIYAVSTMIPVMLIALGVADGIHLLTNLNEK comes from the coding sequence ATGAATAAAATTAACGATTTTGTACTAAAAAAACCAATAATTACTTTATTAATTTTATTTGCAATTACAGCATTTTTTGGTTTTGAAATTTATGATAAAGCAAGAATAGAAACAAATCTAAATGAATATATGCCAGAGAATCATCCGGCTTTTGAAAAAAGTGAACATTATGAAGATCTTTTTGATATAAATGATGCAGTGATTGTAGCAGTTGAAAATGAAAATGAAATATATAATAAAAAAACAATAGAACAAATATTGGAAATAAGTGATAGATTATCTTCTTTAGAAGAAATAAATGAAGAGGACATAAAAAGTATAGCTACTGCAAATAATATATCTGCTTCAGATTTTGGTTTAGAAGTTGAAGAGTTTTTTAGTACTATACCTGATAATGAAGCTGAATTTGAAGACTTAAAACAAACTGTTAGCAGTAATAATATGGTTTCTGGAAGGCTTGTTTCTGAAGATAATACAGTAGCACTAATTCAGGCTCAATTGGTTGATGAAGGGATTGATCGTTTAAAACTATATGATAAAATCCAGGAAATTTTAGCTGAAGTAAATGGCCCGGGTGAAATGTATATTGCAGGTCAACCGGTAGTTGAAGGAACACTGGCAAATTTAATGCCTCAGGATATGAAAGTAATGATACCATTAGTAGTTTTAATTATAGCTATAGTATTGATAATTGCTCTGAGAAGTATAAAAAGTACATTGCTAACTTTAAGTGTAGTTTTATTTAGTACTATCTGGGCCTTTGGATTAATGTCAGCAGTTGGAATTCCAATTTATGCTGTGTCAACTATGATTCCAGTAATGCTTATAGCTTTAGGGGTAGCAGATGGTATACACTTACTTACAAATCTAAATGAAAAA